The proteins below are encoded in one region of Hordeum vulgare subsp. vulgare chromosome 3H, MorexV3_pseudomolecules_assembly, whole genome shotgun sequence:
- the LOC123445032 gene encoding 4-coumarate--CoA ligase-like 5 gives MAEPAAAAAEGIDPRSGYCAATRTFHSLRSASAGALPPEALPVTAAAYAFSLLASPLPDRPALVDAATGIAVSYPSFLAAVRSLAGGLWSSLGLRPGDVALVVAPSRLDVPVLHFALMSIGAVVSPANPASTPEEYAHQVALSRPVVAFAAPEVAAKLPAHLRRVVLGSDAYRGLSSAGARSAPPPVAVKQSDTAAVLYSSGTTGRVKAVAITHRNLIALICAHAENRERVAAEATEAGEEPPPPAVTLLPLPLFHVFGFMMVLRSVSMGETAVLMERFDFGAALRAIERYRATLLPAAPPVLVAMIKSEEARRRDLSSLLVIGVGGAPLGREVAERFVAVFPNVQIVQGYGLTESSGSVASTVGPEESKAYGSVGKLASHLQAKIVDPSTGEALGPGQRGELWIRGPLVMKGYVGDDKATAETVDSEGWLKTGDLCYFNEDGFLYIVDRLKELIKYKGYQVPPAELEHILQSHPEIADAAVIGYPDEDVGQLPMAFIVRQPGSSLTGKQVMDYVAKHVAPYKKVRRVAFVAAIPKSPAGKILRRELVQQAMSMGASKL, from the exons ATGGCCGagccagcggcggctgcggccgaGGGGATCGACCCGCGCAGCGGCTACTGCGCGGCGACGCGGACCTTCCACAGCCTCCGCTCGGCCTCCGCGGGCGCGCTGCCGCCGGAGGCGCTCCCGGTCACGGCCGCGGCCTACGCCTTCTCGCTGCTCGCCTCGCCGCTCCCCGACCGCCCCGCGCTCGTCGACGCCGCCACCGGCATTGCCGTCTCCTACCCGTCCTTCCTCGCCGCCGTGCGCTCCCTCGCGGGCGGCCTCTGGTCCTCCCTCGGCCTCCGCCCCGGGGACGTGGCCCTCGTCGTCGCGCCCTCGCGCCTCGACGTCCCCGTGCTCCACTTCGCGCTCATGTCCATCGGCGCCGTCGTCTCCCCCGCCAACCCGGCCTCCACCCCCGAGGAGTACGCGCACCAGGTCGCCCTCTCCAGGCCCGTCGTCGCCTTCGCCGCGCCCGAGGTCGCCGCCAAGCTGCCCGCCCACCTCAGGCGCGTCGTCCTCGGGTCCGACGCGTACAGGGGCCTCTCTTCTGCGGGCGCGCGGTCCGCTCCTCCGCCGGTGGCGGTGAAGCAGTCGGACACCGCGGCGGTGCTCTACTCGTCGGGCACGACCGGCCGGGTCAAGGCCGTTGCCATCACGCACCGCAACCTCATCGCGCTGATCTGCGCGCACGCCGAGAACCGGGAGAGGGTGGCCGCCGAGGCCACCGAGGCGGGCGAGGAGCCTCCGCCGCCGGCCGTCACGCTGCTCCCACTCCCCCTCTTCCACGTCTTCGGCTTCATGATGGTCCTTCGCTCCGTGTCCATGGGGGAGACGGCCGTGCTCATGGAGCGGTTCGACTTCGGCGCCGCGCTGCGCGCCATAGAGCGGTACCGCGCCACGCTGCTGCCCGCGGCGCCGCCCGTCCTGGTGGCCATGATCAAGTCCGAGGAGGCGCGCCGCCGCGACCTCTCCTCGCTCCTCGTCATCGGCGTCGGCGGCGCGCCCCTCGGCCGCGAGGTCGCCGAGCGCTTCGTCGCCGTATTCCCCAACGTCCAGATTGTTCAG GGCTACGGATTGACGGAATCATCTGGCTCTGTCGCCTCGACAGTAGGGCCGGAGGAGTCCAAGGCGTACGGCTCCGTCGGCAAGCTGGCGTCGCACTTGCAGGCGAAGATAGTCGATCCGTCCACCGGCGAGGCGCTCGGGCCGGGCCAGCGCGGCGAGCTCTGGATCAGGGGCCCACTCGTCATGAAAG GTTATGTTGGTGACGACAAAGCAACTGCGGAAACAGTGGACTCAGAAGGCTGGCTTAAAACTGGTGATCTTTGCTACTTCAATGAAGATGGATTTCTCTACATTGTtgatcgtttgaaggagttgataAAGTACAAAGGATACCAG GTGCCTCCAGCTGAACTGGAGCATATTCTACAATCACATCCTGAAATTGCTGATGCTGCAGTTATTGG ATATCCAGATGAAGATGTTGGGCAACTGCCAATGGCCTTTATAGTGAGGCAACCAGGTTCAAGCCTTACTGGGAAACAAGTCATGGATTACGTGGCTAAACAT GTTGCGCCCTACAAGAAAGTCCGACGAGTGGCCTTCGTCGCGGCAATACCCAAATCTCCTGCGGGGAAGATCTTGCGACGGGAGCTTGTGCAGCAGGCCATGTCCATGGGTGCCTCCAAGCTTTGA